CGGTGTTCTTGTTTGGCACCCTCGTCACCATGTGGTTGGGTATTGGTGCGACCTTCCCAATCGATAAGTCTCTCACCCTCGGTCTATTTTAAGACTTGAATTATTTTGCCTTGACGCCTGTTAGTGTCTTAGCCGTGCTAATGTACTGCCCAAAGACACTAGCAGGCGTTAATTTTTTTGCATACGTCCAATTCCCCATACAACAGGGAAAGTATTAGTAAGCGTCTCCACATCGAACTTGCAATATTGTTGGTGTTAAAACTCTTGTGGCCTGGGAATCCTGCCCATCCGTGAAGGCAAGTTACAGGGGGAAGAACTCAGATCTCTTCGCGACGCCCCCGACAAGTCGAGACAACCGTTGCCAGAATGGAAGAAACTGTCTGGCAATCGACACCAAGATCTAAATTCAGTTATAAAATTGAGCGATCTATCAAACTTTGCTCACAGAATGGACGGCAAAGGCAAAGCTGACCATGTATTTATTTTTCTAGAGGTTTTTAATTGTGAAGGGGGCATTCAGTCCTACGTAAAAGATGTTTTGCAGGCTTATTGCTCAGTGTCGCTTCAGACCCGTCGGCGAACGACGGCTGAAGTTTTTTTGCTTAGAGATGACCCTAAATGTCACAATCCTTTCGCTCATGACACGTTTAAATTCCATTACCTGAAAACGAAGAATCCTCGGCTAGGACGGTTACGGCTGGCAGTAGGAATGTGGAACTGTTTATGGTTACGCCGCCCCAGCCACGTTTTCTGCGGTCATATCAAGCTGGCACCGCTAACTCAATGGTTGTGTCAGCGTTGGGGAGTTCCTTACACTGTTTTGACGTATGGAAAAGAGGTTTGGTATCGATTATCTGATCGCGAACGTCAGGCTCTAGTTAGCGCTGCCGGAATTTGGACGATTAGCCGCTACAGTCGCGATCGCCTTTGTTCAGCTAATGAGTTGAACCCTGAGAATGTGCAGATTTTGCCTTGTGTGGTGGATGGGGATCGGTTTACCCCTGGCCCCAAATCACCCGCGTTAGTTGCACGGTATGGTTTGGCGGATGCTAAAGTGCTGATGACGGTGGCACGGCTTTGGCCGACCGATTTGTATAAAGGTGTTGATGTTACGATTCGAGCACTTCCTGCGATCGCAACCGCTTTCCCCAACGTTAAATATCTCGTCATTGGTCGAGGCGATGATCGACCCCGATTAGAACAGCTCGCTCAAGATTTGGGTGTTGGCGATCGCGTTGTTTTTGCCGGGTTCGTCCCGACCTCCGATCTGGTGGAACACTACCGCCTCACGGATGCCTACATCATGCCTTCCCAAGAAGGCTTTGGCATTGTTTACTTAGAGGCAATGGCTTGTGGTAAACCCGTGCTTGCGGGTGATGCCGATGGTTCCACAGACCCCTTACAGGACGGACACATCGGCTGGCACGTTCCGCACCGAGACCCAGAAGCCATTGCTGCCGCTTGTATGGAAATTCTCACAGGAGACGATCAGCGTTGTAACGGTCAGTGGTTGCGAGAGCAGTGCCTTACCCGATTTGGTAAAGATACGCTCACGGCGCAGTTAACGCTGCTGCTCCAGCCTACGGCAAATTCCTCTACTTCGAGCTGAATTCATCCGTTCTGTTCCAGACTTAATGATTTACAAATGCAAAGAGGCAGTAGCTCGTGCTTAGTGGCCGTCACTTCAACCGAACTTGCACACACACACACTCAGGTCAAGACTAATCTGAACTAGGATGGAGATATCTCATACCGTGCTGCATTCTTAAAGACTATCGTGAACCAAGACACCTCGAAACTATTACAGTTCAACCTATCGGGTTTGGGCTGTTGGCTCCCTCTCCTGGCGACGGCTTTGTTGCTAGGATCGGTTGGCTTGGGTTGGGTCGTCAACGGTTTTTTGATTCTGGTTGGTTTAGTCATCATCTCCCCAGCGATTGGGTGGCTAGCATTTCGCTGGTGGTTGAAACGCAATTTAGTCGAAGACAAATGTCCTGTCTGTAGTTATGAGTTCACCGGATTTAATAAAACCGATTGTAGTTGTCCCAACTGTGGCGAACCGTTGAAAGTTGAACAAGGGCACTTCAATCGCCTGACGATTCCCGGTACGATTGATGTCGAAGCCGTAGAAGTCTCGGTTCAGCGACTAGAAGATTAGTTGGAGATAGAGGATGGAGAACTATTTCCTCCTCTTGCTCTTCTCTCCTTCTAGGGTCATGGCTTTTGAGTTAGGGATAGGGTGTAGGGATTTTGGCCTCCAGCCATATCGCCGACATAGATAGAGTAGGTGCCTTTCTCCCAATATCCTGGGGATTGAATATTGCCCCCAGACAAACTGTCCGCCGGGACGCAGGACGTACCACTTGGCCCTTTAATCAAGAGTGTTGGCTGACCCGAACTTTGCACGTTAATGCGTAGATAATTGAAATTACCGTTCAACGTGAGGACATGGTTCGGTTTTGCGGCAATCCGGCCACAGCTTTGGCTTGCTGTTGAGCCGCCTGAGGTGCCGTTGACGACTAGCGGATCGGGTTGAAATCCTGGCGAGATCTGAATCGGTTGAGTGCGAGCTAAACCAGCACTGCTCAAAAGCATTGCCAAGGCAGTGGGAACAACCATCCAATGTTTCAAGGTTCTCATGGAATTTAAACCGCTGAATACCCCGTGCCCACAGTGAGGACGGGAGGAAGCGGGGCGGGATGTGCCACTTCCTAGGAATAAGACTAGGATGCTTAGAGGTTGTAGAGGAGCCGATGGGTTAAGAACGTTCTAGACCGGAAATTTGGGTAATACACTCTCCTGAGTCAACACTGACGCCATAGAATCAATCATTGACAAGCTCTGTCAAGGGCATCGTTGACGATGTCGTTCTTTAGATCGTTTCTTTTATTTTCTTATTCTGAGTGTCCTAAATTCTTTGACACTTAGGCGCGTCGTTTGTTCCTGTTTGCCAACTGTCACTCTCGGTACACAGTACTACTTTATATATCCCTCTACTTGTCGGATGTGTCGCAACGCACTCTACACCTATCCATCATTTCGACTCCAGTATCGAATTTTATCTGGCTGTCGCAAGCTACAATCACACCAGACACTCTCCTCGTTGTGTAGTCGGTTGATTTTAATTGCCCTTATCGTCGCAGCTAGCCGTCAATCCCCCCATGAATCCTCAAGAAAATCGAGATTACGAGCGTAGACTTCAGGAACTCGAAGCCGAACTTAACAAAGACAAACCTCTTTCATCAGGAGAAATACCTTTCAGGCAGCCGCTTGAGCGCTATATCAATCGCTCTCAAATTGAATCCATTCGTAATCGAGTAGTCAATTGGTTTGACATCCTGCCCAAGCCCGCTAAAGTAGCGGTTGTGGCGATCGCCGCCATTGTAGGTGTTTCGCTTTTTTTGAGCGTACTTCGACTCGTTGCTTCGCTAATCAGTCTTGCCATTCTCGGAGTAATACTGTACTTGGTGTATAAGTTCTTCGTGACACCCCAGTCTCCTAAATAACGACAAATTCTGTCCTCATGGCGTGAGGTTTAAGCATGGCTAGCCCTAGCATAAAAAGAAGTAAAAATCAAGAGGTTGGCCGCTCACTTCCGCTGCGATTTCGTTGGGCTTTGCCACTGGTGACGCGGCGTTGTGCGGCTGTTGTGGTTGAAGTGTCGCTGGTGGCGGCGAGTGCCCTGATCCCTTATGGCATAGGTTGGTATGCCAAAGAGCATTCAACGGCAGAACCCGTTCCTCTCAACCCAATGCTGGCATCTACACAGGAGGCGATCGCCAAAACTCTCGCCTACCCCTTGCGCGAACAACTGACACAACCGGTTGCCCCCTTAACCAACTTATTCTGGTGCGGGGCGTTAGTTATCCCGGTTGTGGTGACAGGCTGGCAAGTCTATCTGTTGGGAAAAACAGGTAAAACCACTCCTAAGCGTTGGTTTGGGGTACAGGTTGTTACCGCCTACGGTGCGCCTCCAGGGATGATCCGCGCTATTTGGCGCGAAGCCGTGGGACGCTGGGGATTACCGATCTCGATGGCTTATCTGCTCTGGCGCTATACAGGAGCCTTTCCCGATGTCGGGATTTTGCTCGGACTCGCAGGATTCATGCTCTTGGCAGAGAGTAGTTGTTACCTGTTTAACGCTCGACGCCGCACTCTGCACGACCAATTGGCTGGAACCTATGTCTTGGATGGTCGCCAGAATTTCTCATCCTACCCGAATTTGTTTGAAACTGGGCAATCACTAGGGCATAACCCTACTGTCACACTGGAGATGGAAGACGGTTTACCATTCCCAGATGAAGTAACAGAACCGAGGCAACGACCCACCCGCACCGTCACAACGATTGTTCTGACTTCCCAGACGCCGAAGCGAGAACCCCTGAATCTGTGGCTGTGGATGCGCCGACATCCAGGTTTTACTCTGCTGCTGATTGCGTTTGCCAGTATGGCGTCTATTTTGGGAACCTTTGTCGGGACTCAAATTTATATTCAAAGTCAGGCTAATCGACGAGAGTTCAAAAAACAGGACAATCAAGTGTTTCTGGAACTCGTGAAGCAATTAAGCTCGACTCCTGGCAAGGCGATAGAAGAACGACAAGGAGTCATCCTGGCACTGGCAAGGCTGGATGATGCCCGTGCCGTTCCTTTTCTGGTGGATTTGCTGGCTCAGGAAAAAACCCCCAGCTCGATTGACGCAATCCAACAAGCTTTGGTGAGTAAGGGGCCGGAAGCGTTAGCGCCTCTGCAACGGTTGAATCAAGCACTGCAAAATGACCAGGAGATGCTACGGCGTCGAGGTACAGCCGAATATCAGCAGTTGGTTGCGTTGCGACAACGGGCGACGAAAAGAGCGATCGCCAAAATTGTCACCATCTACACCGGTCAACTCCCCGAAACAGAACTCAGCCGCACTGATCTCAGTCAGGTGAAAACTGGCTCTGCCCAATTTACCCTGGTGCTGGACAACCTCATCCTGTCTGGGATCAACTTTCGCTCAGCCAATTTGACCAACGCCAGTTTACGCAATAGCATCTTCTACGGGCCGGGTGAAGATGAACGCTTTGGTACCTTTGATGATTGGATTGCAGACTTGAGTGGTGCGGATCTCAGAGATGCCGAGTTAACAGGTTCCAATTTGACCAACGCTGTGTTAAATGGCACTAATTTGATGCGGGCTACACTCAACCGGGCCAAGTTATCCAACAGCCGACTCATAGGGGCAAACCTCAGCAGTGCTAAACTGATTAGTGGCGATTTGCGTCAGGTTGTCTTAGAAAATGCTAGCCTAACGGGCGCTGACTTAGGAGAAGCCAAATTAGCGCGTGCCAATCTGCATGGTGCCCGTCTGGGAAAGGTTAAAGCGGTGAGAAGTGATTTCACGTTTGCCAATTTGTCTCAATCGAACTGGCAAGGTGCCAATATGGCGGGGGCAAATTTGAGCAGCGCGAACCTCCAAGAAGCTGACTTAAGTTCCACTAAACTGATTGGGGTGGATCTGAGGAATGCCAAGTTGCAAAATGCCAAGCTCCAGAACTCCGATCTGAGTAATGCCGACTTGCGGGGAGCCAATCTCGCCGGAGCCGATTTACAGGGAACCGATTTTGTCACCACACCCCCGGTTCGGTCGAATCAATTTCTGGCAAAGCCAGCGATCGCGGCTTCATCAGCCCGCATCAAGGGGGTTAATTTTGCCGAAGTGAAAAATTTAGATGGTGAGCA
This sequence is a window from Microcoleus sp. AS-A8. Protein-coding genes within it:
- a CDS encoding glycosyltransferase family 4 protein, encoding MDGKGKADHVFIFLEVFNCEGGIQSYVKDVLQAYCSVSLQTRRRTTAEVFLLRDDPKCHNPFAHDTFKFHYLKTKNPRLGRLRLAVGMWNCLWLRRPSHVFCGHIKLAPLTQWLCQRWGVPYTVLTYGKEVWYRLSDRERQALVSAAGIWTISRYSRDRLCSANELNPENVQILPCVVDGDRFTPGPKSPALVARYGLADAKVLMTVARLWPTDLYKGVDVTIRALPAIATAFPNVKYLVIGRGDDRPRLEQLAQDLGVGDRVVFAGFVPTSDLVEHYRLTDAYIMPSQEGFGIVYLEAMACGKPVLAGDADGSTDPLQDGHIGWHVPHRDPEAIAAACMEILTGDDQRCNGQWLREQCLTRFGKDTLTAQLTLLLQPTANSSTSS
- a CDS encoding pentapeptide repeat-containing protein, giving the protein MASPSIKRSKNQEVGRSLPLRFRWALPLVTRRCAAVVVEVSLVAASALIPYGIGWYAKEHSTAEPVPLNPMLASTQEAIAKTLAYPLREQLTQPVAPLTNLFWCGALVIPVVVTGWQVYLLGKTGKTTPKRWFGVQVVTAYGAPPGMIRAIWREAVGRWGLPISMAYLLWRYTGAFPDVGILLGLAGFMLLAESSCYLFNARRRTLHDQLAGTYVLDGRQNFSSYPNLFETGQSLGHNPTVTLEMEDGLPFPDEVTEPRQRPTRTVTTIVLTSQTPKREPLNLWLWMRRHPGFTLLLIAFASMASILGTFVGTQIYIQSQANRREFKKQDNQVFLELVKQLSSTPGKAIEERQGVILALARLDDARAVPFLVDLLAQEKTPSSIDAIQQALVSKGPEALAPLQRLNQALQNDQEMLRRRGTAEYQQLVALRQRATKRAIAKIVTIYTGQLPETELSRTDLSQVKTGSAQFTLVLDNLILSGINFRSANLTNASLRNSIFYGPGEDERFGTFDDWIADLSGADLRDAELTGSNLTNAVLNGTNLMRATLNRAKLSNSRLIGANLSSAKLISGDLRQVVLENASLTGADLGEAKLARANLHGARLGKVKAVRSDFTFANLSQSNWQGANMAGANLSSANLQEADLSSTKLIGVDLRNAKLQNAKLQNSDLSNADLRGANLAGADLQGTDFVTTPPVRSNQFLAKPAIAASSARIKGVNFAEVKNLDGEQLKFICSNGGRHPQCPNDK